A stretch of the ANME-2 cluster archaeon genome encodes the following:
- a CDS encoding HD domain-containing protein, producing the protein MIAKEIYDNVYGFIGVNQLELEIIDHPLFQRLKNIKQLGMAYTVFPGAVHTRFSHSLGVMHLVNKIGAKLIDDSLITEDDLSKLRLAALLHDIGHYPLSHTIETPMLKKYDDSHHEILGKKVLNNFSISDILNSNYDSKEIGLIFNGQSLNQTFNQLIHSELDVDRMDYLLRDSYNTGVHYGQFDYEQTCYIRLSPVQYNYFSPIYDIYPQHLQNTVQIN; encoded by the coding sequence ATGATTGCAAAAGAAATTTACGACAATGTATATGGTTTTATAGGCGTCAATCAACTTGAACTAGAAATAATAGATCATCCATTATTCCAGCGCCTGAAAAACATTAAACAACTTGGAATGGCATATACAGTCTTTCCAGGAGCCGTACATACTAGATTTTCGCATTCATTAGGAGTAATGCATCTTGTTAATAAAATTGGTGCAAAATTAATTGATGATAGTCTGATTACTGAAGATGATCTGTCAAAACTTCGACTTGCAGCGCTTCTTCATGACATAGGACATTATCCTTTATCTCATACGATTGAAACTCCTATGTTGAAAAAATATGATGATTCGCATCATGAAATTTTAGGCAAAAAAGTATTAAATAATTTTAGTATTTCTGATATATTGAACTCAAATTATGATTCTAAAGAAATTGGTTTAATTTTCAATGGACAAAGCTTGAATCAGACCTTTAATCAACTAATTCATTCCGAGTTAGATGTTGATCGAATGGACTATTTATTGCGAGATTCATATAATACAGGAGTACACTATGGTCAATTCGATTATGAACAGACATGTTATATAAGATTATCTCCCGTACAGTATAAC